One window of the Haloarcula halobia genome contains the following:
- a CDS encoding NAD(P)/FAD-dependent oxidoreductase, with protein MTEVAVVGSGLAGLVAARHLAEAGVDVTVFEERDEVGGRVRTAHEDGYTYDRGFQVLFSAYPAVQRELDVNALSPRRFSPGATIARPNHRSVLSDPLRVPSAAVETLFNREVSTADKVRLFRLQRELAGADPETLLDGGGSTIQDYLVDYGFSTRFVERFAAPFYGGITLDRSLGTDCAVFEYTYKMLSEGEIFVPAAGMQAMPEQLARRARAAGATIETGRAVTGVDGADDLGETTVTVGGETLVVDGCVVATDPQAARDLTGVDAIPTGGLGCVTQYFSLPTNRAPDTGTRIVLNAADDRPNTVAPMSAVAPEYAPEGMELYSATFLGVPDESDADLASGVRETLQSWYPAAGFDGLELRRTDRVPFAQFAQPPGFRAGRPAPDAPDGNVVLAGDYTRWSSIQGALESGRVAAGLVR; from the coding sequence ATGACCGAAGTCGCCGTCGTCGGGAGCGGGCTCGCGGGGCTGGTCGCCGCCCGCCACCTGGCCGAGGCCGGTGTCGACGTGACCGTGTTCGAGGAACGCGACGAGGTGGGTGGCCGGGTCCGTACGGCCCACGAGGACGGCTACACGTACGACCGGGGGTTCCAGGTGCTGTTCTCGGCGTACCCGGCGGTCCAGCGGGAACTGGACGTGAACGCTCTCTCGCCGCGGCGGTTCTCGCCCGGGGCGACCATCGCCCGCCCGAACCACCGCTCGGTGCTGTCGGACCCGCTCCGGGTGCCCTCGGCGGCCGTCGAGACGCTGTTCAACCGCGAGGTGAGCACGGCCGACAAAGTGCGGCTCTTCCGGCTCCAGCGCGAGCTGGCCGGCGCGGACCCCGAGACGCTGCTCGACGGTGGCGGGTCGACGATTCAGGACTACCTGGTCGACTACGGGTTCTCGACGCGGTTCGTCGAGCGATTCGCCGCCCCGTTCTACGGCGGCATCACGCTCGATCGCTCGCTGGGGACCGACTGCGCCGTCTTCGAGTACACCTACAAGATGCTGAGCGAGGGCGAGATCTTCGTGCCGGCCGCGGGGATGCAGGCGATGCCCGAGCAGCTGGCCCGGCGGGCCCGGGCCGCCGGCGCGACCATCGAGACCGGGCGCGCGGTGACGGGTGTCGACGGGGCCGACGACCTCGGCGAGACCACCGTGACGGTCGGCGGCGAGACGCTCGTCGTCGACGGGTGCGTCGTCGCGACGGACCCACAGGCGGCGCGGGACCTGACCGGCGTCGACGCCATCCCGACCGGGGGGCTTGGCTGTGTCACGCAGTACTTCTCCCTGCCGACGAACCGGGCGCCCGACACCGGCACGCGCATCGTGCTCAACGCCGCCGACGACCGGCCCAACACCGTGGCCCCGATGTCGGCCGTCGCGCCCGAGTACGCGCCCGAGGGCATGGAGCTGTACAGCGCGACGTTCCTGGGCGTGCCCGACGAGAGCGACGCCGACCTGGCCAGCGGGGTGCGGGAAACACTCCAGTCGTGGTATCCCGCGGCGGGGTTCGACGGACTGGAACTGCGACGGACCGACCGCGTCCCCTTCGCCCAGTTCGCCCAGCCGCCGGGGTTCCGCGCCGGCCGTCCCGCCCCCGACGCGCCCGACGGTAACGTCGTGCTGGCCGGGGACTACACCCGCTGGTCGTCGATACAGGGGGCCCTAGAGAGCGGCCGCGTGGCTGCGGGCCTGGTGCGATAG
- a CDS encoding metallophosphoesterase yields MTPTYDDRAVLLGETLVVADLHLGRGTGGSLELPVGSSADVARRFEALVDRHRPSDVVVAGDLLHSFQTIPRTVEDVVAGLRAACVDAGADLVVTPGNHDTMLDAVWDGPAPPSYRVGDTVVCHGHEVPDAEADRYVVGHDHPTITIEGQRQPCYLVGSDQLRGATVVMLPSFNTLNAGVEVNRMRAEDFQSPLVTDGDRLEPVVWDESGREALRFPALGEFREML; encoded by the coding sequence ATGACGCCCACCTACGACGACCGGGCGGTCCTGCTCGGGGAGACGCTCGTGGTGGCCGACCTCCACCTCGGCCGCGGGACCGGTGGGTCCCTGGAACTCCCGGTCGGGTCGAGCGCCGACGTCGCCCGGCGGTTCGAGGCGCTGGTCGACCGGCACCGCCCGAGCGACGTCGTCGTGGCCGGCGACCTGCTGCACTCCTTCCAGACGATTCCCCGGACCGTCGAGGACGTGGTCGCCGGCCTCCGGGCGGCCTGTGTGGACGCCGGTGCCGACCTCGTCGTCACCCCCGGCAACCACGATACGATGCTCGATGCCGTCTGGGACGGCCCCGCGCCGCCGTCCTACCGCGTCGGCGACACCGTGGTCTGTCACGGCCACGAGGTCCCCGACGCCGAGGCCGACCGGTACGTCGTCGGCCACGACCACCCGACCATCACCATCGAGGGGCAGCGCCAGCCCTGTTACCTCGTCGGCAGCGACCAGCTGCGCGGCGCGACGGTCGTGATGCTCCCCTCGTTCAACACGCTCAACGCGGGCGTCGAGGTCAACCGGATGCGGGCCGAGGACTTCCAGTCGCCGCTCGTGACGGACGGCGACCGACTCGAACCCGTCGTCTGGGACGAGAGCGGCCGCGAGGCGCTCCGGTTCCCCGCCCTCGGGGAGTTCCGTGAGATGCTATAA
- a CDS encoding MarR family transcriptional regulator has product MVDVLENKRAATRFRVLVEIAERQPAVSQGEIAEAVGVTSQAVSEYIRELVDDGFVEKEGRSRYRVTKEGVDWVFQAATDLRRFTERVTEDVLGSVQEDAAIASADLTEGQTVSLSLAEGLLHAAPDSDDGGATGVTTTSAAAGDVVGVTGFEGIIDLDPGHVTVVQIPPIRSGPVEDAAGVADACEGVPIVTAAGVEAVATLRDAGVEPTTYFAAGEVAADAASRGLDAAVVTTRDAVGRVTDALRDAGVDYDVTQ; this is encoded by the coding sequence ATGGTCGACGTCCTCGAGAACAAGCGAGCGGCGACGCGCTTTCGCGTCCTCGTCGAGATCGCCGAGCGCCAGCCCGCGGTGAGCCAGGGCGAGATAGCGGAGGCCGTCGGCGTGACCAGCCAGGCCGTCAGCGAGTACATCCGCGAGCTGGTCGACGACGGCTTCGTCGAGAAGGAGGGCCGATCGCGCTATCGGGTCACCAAGGAGGGCGTCGACTGGGTGTTCCAGGCCGCCACCGACCTCCGCCGGTTCACCGAGCGGGTGACCGAGGACGTCCTGGGCAGCGTCCAGGAGGACGCCGCCATCGCGTCGGCCGACCTGACCGAGGGCCAGACCGTCTCGCTCTCGCTCGCCGAGGGGCTCTTGCACGCGGCCCCGGACAGCGACGACGGCGGCGCGACGGGCGTGACGACCACGAGCGCCGCGGCGGGCGACGTCGTCGGCGTCACCGGGTTCGAGGGGATCATCGACCTCGACCCGGGCCACGTCACCGTCGTCCAGATCCCTCCCATCCGGTCGGGCCCGGTCGAGGACGCCGCCGGGGTCGCCGACGCCTGCGAGGGCGTCCCCATCGTCACTGCGGCGGGGGTCGAAGCCGTCGCCACACTCAGGGACGCCGGGGTCGAACCGACGACGTACTTCGCGGCGGGCGAGGTGGCCGCCGACGCGGCCTCCCGCGGCCTCGATGCCGCCGTCGTGACGACGCGTGACGCCGTCGGGCGCGTCACCGACGCGCTCCGGGACGCCGGCGTCGACTACGACGTGACCCAGTGA
- a CDS encoding thiolase family protein, with product MTDVVVVDGARTAHGSLLGALSERSATELGRAAVEGLLDRTGVDHDLVDWVAMGNAVQAGVGQVPARQVVVESPLPDAVPATTVNEASGSGLRAITSAVDRIEAGRASLCLAGGMESMSNAPYLVPELRGGRRHGNTTLVDAMIHDSLWDTHYDAHVGTLTDRIADRFDIGRQAQDEYARRSNHRASEAVESGVFDEEIVPVEAGEYLVTEDEGPRPDTTVEELARLPPAFGEDGTITAGNASKLSDGAGAVLLADAETVDEAGMGPMAHVEDYAVAYRDPAEFSLAVCDAVSTLLAANDLSVADVDHFELNEAFSAQMVYVAEELGLPPETHNPLGGAVALGHPIGASGGILTTTLLYAMEREDHDRGVVGMSVGGGGAIAMSLVR from the coding sequence ATGACCGACGTGGTCGTCGTCGACGGGGCACGAACCGCACACGGGTCGCTCCTGGGCGCGCTCTCCGAGCGGTCCGCGACCGAACTGGGACGCGCGGCAGTCGAGGGGTTGCTGGACCGGACCGGGGTCGACCACGACCTCGTGGACTGGGTCGCGATGGGCAACGCCGTCCAGGCCGGGGTGGGGCAGGTCCCGGCGCGCCAGGTCGTCGTCGAGTCACCGCTGCCCGACGCCGTACCGGCGACGACCGTCAACGAGGCGTCCGGGTCGGGACTGCGGGCCATCACGTCGGCCGTCGACCGGATCGAGGCCGGCCGCGCGTCGCTGTGTCTCGCCGGCGGCATGGAGTCGATGTCGAACGCGCCCTACCTCGTCCCCGAGCTGCGCGGCGGGCGCCGCCACGGGAACACGACGCTCGTGGACGCGATGATACACGACTCGCTGTGGGACACCCACTACGACGCGCACGTGGGGACCCTGACCGACCGCATCGCCGACCGGTTCGACATCGGCCGGCAGGCACAGGACGAGTACGCCCGCCGGAGCAACCACCGGGCCAGCGAGGCCGTCGAGTCGGGCGTCTTCGACGAGGAGATCGTCCCCGTCGAGGCGGGCGAGTACCTCGTCACCGAGGACGAGGGCCCCCGGCCGGACACGACGGTGGAGGAACTCGCCCGCCTCCCGCCGGCCTTCGGCGAGGACGGCACCATCACCGCTGGCAACGCCTCGAAGCTCTCCGACGGCGCCGGCGCGGTGTTGCTCGCCGACGCCGAGACGGTCGACGAGGCGGGAATGGGGCCGATGGCCCACGTAGAGGACTATGCCGTCGCCTATCGCGACCCCGCGGAGTTCTCGCTTGCCGTCTGTGATGCCGTCTCGACACTCCTGGCGGCCAACGACCTCTCGGTCGCGGACGTCGACCACTTCGAACTCAACGAGGCCTTCTCGGCACAGATGGTCTACGTCGCCGAGGAACTCGGTCTGCCACCGGAGACACACAACCCGCTCGGCGGGGCGGTGGCGCTGGGCCACCCGATCGGTGCCTCGGGGGGCATCCTGACGACGACGCTGCTGTACGCGATGGAGCGCGAGGACCACGACCGGGGCGTGGTGGGGATGAGTGTGGGTGGGGGCGGGGCTATCGCGATGTCGCTGGTGCGCTGA
- a CDS encoding pyridoxal phosphate-dependent aminotransferase: MTEFSHRVEQVSISGIREVFEAAGEDAINLGLGQPDFPTPEHAREAAVEAIRAGKADAYTSNKGTLELREAIAAKHARDNHLEVDPEDVIATSGGSEALHIALEAHVDQGQAVVFPDPGFVSYEALTHLAGGEPRPVGLREDLTLDPETVEDAITEDTAAFVVNSPANPTGAVQSPEDMREFARIADEHDVLCISDEVYEHQVFEGEHRSPAEFSTEGNVVVVNACSKAYSMTGWRLGWVTGPNDRIERMLRVHQYAQACASAPAQFAAEAALTGPQDAVGEMREAFEERRDVLLEGLAEMGLECPTPKGAFYAMPKVPDGWVEAVIDRGVVVVPGDAFGERGAGYARISYATDMESLEAAIDVMAEATAAVR, from the coding sequence ATGACCGAATTCTCTCACCGCGTCGAGCAGGTGTCGATCTCCGGAATCCGCGAGGTGTTCGAGGCCGCGGGCGAGGACGCCATCAACCTCGGCCTGGGCCAACCGGACTTCCCCACGCCGGAACACGCCCGCGAGGCGGCCGTCGAGGCCATTCGGGCCGGGAAGGCCGACGCCTACACGTCGAACAAGGGCACGCTCGAGCTCCGGGAGGCCATCGCCGCGAAGCACGCCCGGGACAACCACCTTGAGGTCGACCCCGAAGACGTCATCGCCACCTCGGGCGGGAGCGAGGCGCTCCACATCGCCCTGGAGGCCCACGTCGACCAGGGCCAGGCGGTCGTCTTTCCCGACCCCGGGTTCGTCTCATACGAGGCGTTGACCCACCTCGCGGGCGGGGAACCAAGGCCCGTGGGGCTGCGCGAGGACCTGACGCTCGATCCGGAAACTGTCGAGGACGCCATCACCGAGGACACGGCGGCGTTCGTCGTCAACTCGCCGGCCAACCCGACGGGGGCGGTCCAGTCGCCCGAGGACATGCGCGAGTTCGCCCGCATCGCCGACGAGCACGACGTCCTGTGTATCTCCGACGAGGTGTACGAACACCAGGTGTTCGAGGGCGAGCACCGCTCGCCGGCGGAGTTCAGCACGGAGGGCAACGTCGTCGTCGTCAACGCCTGCTCGAAGGCCTACTCGATGACCGGGTGGCGACTGGGCTGGGTCACCGGCCCGAACGACCGCATCGAGCGGATGCTGCGGGTCCACCAGTACGCCCAGGCATGTGCGTCGGCGCCGGCACAGTTCGCCGCGGAGGCCGCACTCACCGGCCCACAGGACGCCGTCGGCGAGATGCGCGAGGCCTTCGAGGAACGACGGGACGTCCTGCTCGAGGGCCTCGCGGAGATGGGGCTGGAGTGCCCGACGCCGAAGGGCGCGTTCTACGCGATGCCGAAGGTGCCCGACGGGTGGGTCGAGGCGGTCATCGACCGCGGCGTGGTCGTCGTGCCCGGCGACGCGTTCGGCGAGCGCGGTGCGGGGTACGCGCGGATCTCCTACGCGACGGACATGGAGTCACTCGAGGCGGCCATCGACGTCATGGCCGAGGCGACCGCGGCCGTCCGCTGA
- a CDS encoding ArsR/SmtB family transcription factor, whose protein sequence is MEKALWYLLTATRGGANRARIIDALSERPMNANELAQELDVGYKTIRHHVELLEEHDVVESGDESYAKLYFLTDRFDNYRDTFEQIVAQMDE, encoded by the coding sequence ATGGAGAAGGCGCTCTGGTACCTCCTGACGGCGACGCGCGGCGGGGCGAACAGAGCCCGCATCATCGACGCGCTGTCGGAGCGACCGATGAACGCCAACGAACTCGCCCAGGAACTCGACGTGGGCTACAAGACGATTCGACATCACGTGGAACTGCTCGAGGAACACGACGTCGTCGAATCCGGCGACGAGAGCTACGCGAAGCTGTACTTCCTGACCGACCGGTTCGACAACTACCGGGACACGTTCGAACAGATCGTGGCGCAGATGGACGAATGA
- a CDS encoding UbiA family prenyltransferase has product MAVARHDTGPLSAGRALASQVHPVFMLPPLATSLFGGLLAVGLSLPVAALHAGAMFFAVYTAHVKDGYVDFHVRGEDDDHPMTVTGCRLALAAATAGFAACTAGIALAVGPWAALLTAPTWLIGYAHAPQLDLNTVGATVGYPTGIALALVGGYYVQATSLSPRVLGLAAVFLVLLTGIKIIDDEKDHDYDRSIQKRTVAVVLGPRYARHLALGLLTTSLAGVVALTVTLPGIPPSSAGAALVFGAVVLVAQRAESSLATKLLIRGSYLFLAVLVAAVWFRPLG; this is encoded by the coding sequence ATGGCAGTCGCCCGACACGACACGGGGCCGCTCTCTGCCGGGCGCGCCCTCGCCTCCCAGGTCCACCCGGTCTTCATGCTCCCGCCGCTGGCGACGTCCCTGTTCGGTGGCTTGCTTGCAGTCGGTCTCTCCCTGCCGGTCGCTGCGCTCCACGCGGGGGCGATGTTCTTCGCGGTCTACACTGCCCACGTCAAGGACGGCTACGTCGACTTCCACGTCCGCGGCGAGGACGACGACCACCCGATGACCGTGACGGGATGTCGCCTCGCACTCGCCGCGGCGACAGCGGGATTCGCCGCCTGCACGGCCGGCATCGCGCTGGCCGTCGGCCCGTGGGCGGCCCTCCTGACAGCGCCGACGTGGCTCATCGGCTACGCCCACGCGCCACAGCTCGACCTCAACACCGTCGGCGCGACGGTGGGGTATCCGACCGGTATCGCGCTGGCGCTCGTCGGCGGGTACTACGTCCAGGCGACTTCGCTCTCGCCGCGCGTGCTGGGACTCGCCGCCGTCTTCCTGGTCCTGTTGACCGGTATCAAGATAATCGACGACGAGAAAGACCACGACTACGACCGGTCCATCCAGAAGCGGACCGTCGCCGTCGTCCTCGGCCCGCGGTACGCCCGCCACCTGGCGCTCGGCCTGCTGACTACTTCCCTCGCTGGTGTCGTCGCGCTGACGGTGACGCTTCCGGGGATACCCCCGAGCAGCGCCGGTGCCGCGCTGGTGTTCGGTGCCGTCGTGCTCGTCGCCCAGCGGGCCGAGTCGTCGCTGGCGACGAAACTCCTGATTCGCGGATCGTACCTCTTTCTCGCGGTGCTGGTGGCCGCGGTCTGGTTTCGTCCGCTGGGATAG
- a CDS encoding DUF7344 domain-containing protein: MSQARTELSRRTGGSDDEQTPSQDQVFEILSNRRRRFVFHYLKRERREVYLRELAEHVAAWENDKPVAELTSMETKRVKTALHQHHLPKMDQSGFVAYDSNRETVELADAVADLEVYLDVVPGGDVPWSLYYLGLSVLGLLVLGCAWMDLGPFGSIPDLSGAVFLAVVLLVSAAVHTYFNVSRLRLGTTADPPEVGDR; encoded by the coding sequence ATGAGCCAGGCACGGACAGAGCTATCCAGGCGCACCGGGGGATCAGACGACGAGCAGACACCGTCGCAAGACCAGGTATTCGAGATCCTGAGCAACAGGCGACGACGGTTCGTCTTCCACTATCTCAAACGGGAGCGACGGGAGGTCTACCTGCGGGAGCTGGCCGAGCACGTGGCGGCCTGGGAGAACGACAAACCGGTCGCTGAACTCACCTCGATGGAGACCAAGCGCGTCAAGACGGCGCTCCACCAGCACCACCTGCCGAAGATGGACCAGAGCGGGTTCGTCGCGTACGACTCTAACAGGGAGACGGTCGAACTCGCCGACGCCGTCGCGGACCTGGAGGTCTATCTCGACGTGGTCCCGGGTGGCGACGTCCCGTGGAGCCTCTACTACCTCGGCCTGTCGGTGCTGGGACTGCTCGTGCTGGGGTGCGCGTGGATGGACCTCGGGCCGTTCGGCTCGATTCCCGACCTCTCCGGGGCCGTCTTCCTGGCTGTCGTGCTGCTGGTCTCGGCGGCCGTCCACACGTACTTCAACGTCTCGCGCCTGCGGCTCGGCACCACCGCGGACCCACCGGAGGTGGGCGACCGATGA
- a CDS encoding DUF1102 domain-containing protein, translated as MQRRKFLVGMGSLAAGSAAAMGTGAFASVEATRTVGVNVAGDQAAYLGLEATSPYAEYSGKQLVLDFSGNNNGGSGINADSVTTFDGVFRMTNNGPNNLDITIDKSGLANPDRWHFVPKEVYEEYSGSYPEDSFYPS; from the coding sequence ATGCAACGACGCAAATTCCTCGTCGGAATGGGATCGCTCGCCGCCGGCTCGGCGGCTGCAATGGGTACTGGTGCGTTTGCTAGTGTGGAGGCTACTCGTACCGTCGGTGTCAATGTGGCAGGTGACCAGGCTGCTTATCTCGGTTTGGAAGCGACGTCACCGTACGCCGAATACAGCGGGAAACAACTCGTCTTGGACTTCAGTGGCAACAATAACGGTGGCAGCGGTATCAACGCCGACTCGGTTACGACTTTTGATGGCGTTTTTCGGATGACCAATAACGGTCCGAACAATCTCGACATCACTATCGATAAATCCGGTTTGGCTAACCCGGATCGATGGCATTTCGTCCCAAAAGAAGTGTACGAAGAGTACAGTGGTTCCTACCCCGAAGATAGCTTCTACCCGAGCTAG
- a CDS encoding signal peptidase I, which translates to MGLKKAGIVIPQLAILLIVLLLVLGSVLGQPTLLGFVTSGSMEPTLDEGDGFFAIPAAITDGPGAGDVVVFRAEEIQGGGLTTHRIVEETDRGYITKGDANPFTDQDSGEPPVKSEQIVAVAWQPGGEVLAIPGVGSVVTGTQRVLQTVQSTLASALGTRSLLGVQGLAYLVFALSLLFYGIDVWRDSGRERTSRDRSRDTGTSARLVVGVLAAVVVVSATAAMVGPAGPQEFGVVSAESDSPGPRVIEKGTTESTTYPVGNGGFVPAIVFLEPGDENVDVQPRELTVPRQSVVNATLTIHAPPETGYYRYFVTQHRYLALLPQAHVRALYEVHPWAPIAVIDALLGVPFYLVGVTLVGTGRVRRRSRDTGRSTAARVRRRVRRLYR; encoded by the coding sequence ATGGGACTGAAGAAGGCGGGGATTGTAATTCCACAACTTGCAATCCTTCTCATCGTGCTATTATTGGTTCTCGGATCAGTCCTCGGCCAACCAACCCTTCTCGGCTTCGTGACCTCTGGCAGCATGGAACCGACTCTTGACGAGGGCGACGGCTTCTTCGCAATCCCGGCGGCTATCACCGACGGCCCGGGAGCGGGTGACGTCGTCGTCTTCCGTGCCGAGGAGATACAGGGCGGCGGCCTGACCACCCACCGAATCGTCGAGGAAACCGACCGAGGCTACATCACGAAAGGCGACGCCAATCCGTTCACAGACCAGGACAGTGGTGAGCCACCGGTAAAATCAGAGCAGATCGTCGCCGTCGCCTGGCAACCCGGTGGCGAGGTGCTAGCGATACCCGGCGTCGGGAGCGTCGTCACCGGCACCCAGCGCGTCCTGCAGACAGTCCAGAGCACGCTCGCCTCGGCACTCGGCACCCGTTCCTTGCTCGGCGTCCAGGGACTCGCGTACCTCGTCTTCGCGCTCTCGCTCCTGTTCTACGGGATCGACGTGTGGCGGGACAGCGGCCGGGAACGGACCTCGCGCGACCGGTCACGGGACACCGGCACCAGCGCACGGCTCGTCGTCGGCGTGCTCGCCGCCGTCGTCGTCGTGAGCGCCACCGCGGCGATGGTCGGGCCCGCGGGCCCACAGGAGTTCGGCGTCGTCAGCGCCGAGAGCGACTCGCCGGGGCCGCGCGTCATCGAGAAGGGGACCACCGAATCGACCACCTATCCCGTCGGCAACGGCGGGTTCGTCCCTGCCATCGTCTTCCTCGAACCGGGCGACGAGAACGTCGACGTCCAGCCGCGCGAACTCACCGTGCCGCGACAGTCGGTGGTCAACGCGACCCTGACGATTCACGCGCCGCCCGAGACGGGCTATTACCGCTACTTCGTCACGCAACACCGGTACCTGGCGTTGCTGCCCCAGGCCCACGTCCGGGCGCTGTACGAGGTCCACCCGTGGGCGCCCATCGCCGTCATCGACGCGCTGCTCGGCGTGCCGTTCTACCTCGTCGGCGTTACGCTGGTCGGGACCGGGCGAGTACGCAGGCGGTCCCGCGACACGGGGCGCTCGACGGCGGCACGCGTCCGGCGTCGGGTGCGCCGGCTGTATCGCTAA
- a CDS encoding DUF5305 domain-containing protein, whose translation MQTRAALESWFEVVVVVFLVLALVGGWVAYGAHVDPGTTTEERTVSSWATTGTYTHQATVTEPNPVYDRGTTLENRSVYLLAATPDLDGQFAFSYNATDGGSLDVDVEEALVVRAVDERQERTAVVWEQSRTLETRTESDVAPGSRVTVPFSLDVNRTQNRTEQISERLGNPPGEPRVLVVTTVQFSGTVNGQAVNRTAAYAMPITFSQNAYRVNASADTTRDETTALVEVPREPGMLRTVGGPLLFGVGFLGLAALTVARSRNDFELSQRERDLLAYRGDRAEFDEWVTSFDLPPEALDLPRAEATSLADLVDFAIDTDNSVVENPGSETFYVRHDGVLYTYEAPPMDAPENAPTVDGSPPEAELSEDEGAQ comes from the coding sequence TTGCAGACGCGCGCAGCGCTCGAGTCGTGGTTCGAGGTCGTGGTCGTCGTCTTTCTCGTCCTGGCACTCGTCGGCGGCTGGGTGGCCTACGGGGCGCACGTCGACCCGGGCACGACCACGGAGGAACGGACCGTCTCGTCGTGGGCGACGACGGGGACCTACACCCACCAGGCGACGGTCACCGAACCGAACCCGGTGTACGACCGCGGGACGACGCTCGAGAACCGGTCCGTGTATCTGCTGGCCGCGACGCCGGACCTCGACGGGCAGTTCGCCTTCTCGTACAACGCCACCGACGGCGGCAGCCTCGACGTCGACGTGGAGGAGGCGCTCGTCGTGCGGGCCGTCGACGAACGACAGGAGCGGACGGCAGTGGTCTGGGAGCAGTCCCGGACGCTCGAGACGCGCACCGAGTCCGACGTGGCGCCGGGGTCGCGGGTGACAGTCCCGTTCTCGCTGGACGTCAACCGGACGCAGAACCGGACCGAGCAGATTTCGGAGCGACTGGGGAACCCGCCCGGCGAGCCCCGCGTGCTCGTCGTCACGACGGTCCAGTTCTCGGGGACGGTCAACGGCCAGGCGGTCAACCGGACGGCGGCCTACGCCATGCCGATAACGTTCTCGCAGAACGCCTACCGGGTGAACGCCTCGGCAGACACGACCCGCGACGAGACGACGGCCCTCGTCGAGGTGCCCCGTGAACCCGGGATGCTCCGGACCGTCGGTGGGCCGCTGCTGTTCGGCGTCGGGTTCCTGGGCCTCGCGGCGCTCACTGTTGCTCGCTCGCGAAACGATTTCGAGTTGAGCCAGCGCGAACGGGACCTGCTGGCGTACCGGGGTGATAGAGCCGAGTTCGACGAGTGGGTCACGTCGTTCGACCTGCCGCCGGAGGCGCTCGACCTTCCTCGGGCGGAGGCGACGTCGCTCGCGGACCTCGTGGACTTCGCCATCGACACCGATAACAGCGTCGTCGAGAACCCGGGGAGCGAGACGTTCTACGTCCGGCACGACGGCGTGCTGTACACCTACGAAGCACCACCGATGGACGCACCCGAAAACGCGCCGACGGTGGACGGCTCGCCACCGGAGGCCGAGCTGAGCGAAGACGAGGGCGCACAGTAG
- a CDS encoding redox-regulated ATPase YchF, producing MLSIALAGKPNAGKSTFYKAATMADVDVGNYPFTTIDANRGVSHVRTDCPCLDREERCGDEHCRAGKRYVPVELIDVAGLVPGAHEGRGLGNQFLDELTNADVILNVVDASGGTNAEGDPVEVGEHDPVEDVDFVEAEMDLWLASIVDRNWESIERQSRSPDFSLDEALVDMLAGVGASELDVARTLRELEYPEDPIAWTDEHRESLAREIRLRTKPIVVVANKADVAPEGNVERLREAADIVVPATADGELALRNAAEAGVVDYDPGDPDFEITGDVSDQQRAGLDQIRDVMEQWGGTGVQGSLDTAVYDLLDHITAYPVQNDTKWTDGQGNVLPDAHLLPRGSTPKDLAYAVHSDIGEGYIHAVDARAERRVSDETELEEGAVIKIVSSN from the coding sequence ATGCTCTCTATCGCACTCGCCGGCAAACCGAACGCCGGGAAGTCTACCTTCTACAAGGCCGCGACGATGGCCGACGTCGACGTCGGCAACTACCCGTTCACGACCATCGACGCCAACCGCGGGGTGAGCCACGTCCGGACCGACTGTCCCTGTCTCGACCGCGAAGAGCGGTGTGGCGACGAGCACTGCCGGGCCGGCAAGCGCTACGTCCCGGTCGAACTCATCGACGTCGCCGGACTCGTGCCCGGCGCACACGAGGGTCGCGGCCTGGGCAACCAGTTCCTCGACGAGCTGACGAACGCGGACGTCATCCTGAACGTCGTCGACGCCTCCGGTGGGACGAACGCCGAGGGCGACCCCGTCGAGGTGGGCGAACACGACCCCGTCGAGGACGTGGACTTCGTCGAAGCGGAGATGGACCTCTGGCTGGCGAGCATCGTCGACCGCAACTGGGAGTCCATCGAGCGACAGTCCCGGTCGCCGGACTTCTCGCTGGACGAGGCGCTCGTGGACATGCTGGCCGGCGTCGGGGCGAGCGAACTCGACGTCGCCCGCACGCTGCGCGAACTCGAGTACCCCGAGGACCCAATCGCCTGGACCGACGAGCACCGCGAGTCGCTGGCTCGCGAGATCCGCCTGCGGACGAAACCCATCGTCGTCGTCGCGAACAAGGCCGACGTCGCGCCCGAGGGCAACGTCGAGCGCCTGCGCGAGGCGGCCGACATCGTCGTCCCGGCGACGGCCGACGGGGAACTCGCGCTGCGAAACGCCGCCGAGGCCGGCGTCGTCGACTACGACCCCGGCGACCCCGACTTCGAGATAACCGGCGACGTGAGCGACCAGCAGCGGGCCGGCCTCGATCAGATTCGCGACGTCATGGAGCAGTGGGGCGGCACCGGCGTCCAGGGGTCGCTCGACACCGCCGTCTACGACCTGCTCGATCACATCACGGCCTACCCCGTCCAGAACGACACGAAGTGGACCGACGGCCAGGGGAACGTATTGCCGGACGCCCACCTGCTCCCCCGCGGGTCGACCCCGAAGGACCTCGCCTACGCCGTCCACTCGGACATCGGCGAGGGCTACATCCACGCCGTCGACGCCCGCGCCGAGCGGCGGGTCTCCGACGAGACGGAACTGGAGGAGGGAGCCGTCATCAAGATAGTCAGTTCGAACTGA